In the genome of Nasonia vitripennis strain AsymCx chromosome 1 unlocalized genomic scaffold, Nvit_psr_1.1 chr1_random0012, whole genome shotgun sequence, one region contains:
- the LOC116415894 gene encoding uncharacterized protein LOC116415894, protein MERAADESENIIEYAEHPCVKRRQQILDFLTRPVEPEEMRYTRRSAGGLVTEHFFNQGNPRDRQINELIRRGLEGFAKYPRALKQDIMRIMYVRRAQEIRWFFNACKDKNSILLDTENLPEVFNCLGQSFSGPPEE, encoded by the exons ATGGAACGAGCAGCTGATGAAAGCGAGAATATTATTGAGTATGCGGAGCatccatgtgtcaaaagacGGCAACAAATCCTCGACTTTTTGACCCGACCAGTAGAACCCGAAGAAATGCGGTACACAAGAAGAAGCGCTGGAGGATTGGTCACCGAGCATTTTTTTAACCAGGGAAATCCAAGAGATCGTCAAATTAATGAAC ttattcGACGTGGTCTCGAAGGATTTGCAAAGTACCCCAGGGCTTTGAAACAAGATATCATGCGTATCATGTATGTTCGAAGAGCACAAGAAATACGTTGGTTTTTCAATGCttgtaaagataaaaattccaTACTGTTAGACACTGAAAATTTACCTGAAGTGTTTAATTGCCTGGGACAGAGTTTTTCAGGACCACcagaagaataa